One stretch of Zingiber officinale cultivar Zhangliang chromosome 6B, Zo_v1.1, whole genome shotgun sequence DNA includes these proteins:
- the LOC121990590 gene encoding fatty acid amide hydrolase-like, translating to MGLLRLRDAGKVYKSVGEVDLGPNSDEVYLHPKVKAPRVAGFLVKIFTWILESPFLGAMALYLLKKDNLIHRFLSFAEIQEQPLFTPNHSWEDFQEQNVSLINPNLCPIKRVQEVVNCLPEYLESTFSDSASQFKRRSIRDFWNAYRSGETTPLVVAERFLSALKESDSSNPSMAFFISYNAEDIIRQAEESTKRYEKGIPISAIDGVLVAIKDEIDCIPYPTTGGTKWLHKMRPCVEDASCVKQLRSCGAILVGKTNMHELGAGTSGINPHYGATRNPYDRNKISGGSSSGSAAVVSAGLCPVALGVDGGGSVRMPAALCGVVGLKPTSGRVSDSGIIPLNWTVGMPGILSATIEDALIIYAAISNELPLFQPTLSQTITDVQIAKYGKWFNDSTVDIRNCCEQALEMLCKHYKWKVIDVTVPEIEEMRLAHYVTLGSECFASMAPYFTKLDYAELGWDARVAISAYGAFSSRDYLNAQRIRRRQMYFHMEIFKMADVIVTPTTGVTAYPLQSDALRTGELDYINGAALVRYSIAGNFLGLPAITVPVGYDDEGLPIGLQFIGKPWCEATLLHIAFAMQMLCIKRCKKPEVFYDFLKNE from the exons ATGGGTCTGTTGAGACTGAGAGATGCCGGGAAGGTCTACAAATCTGTTGGCGAGGTCGATCTCGGGCCCAACAGCGACGAAGTTTATCTACATCCTAAAGTCAAAG CTCCTCGAGTGGCGGGGTTTCTCGTAAAAATCTTCACATGGATTTTGGAATCGCCGTTTCTTGGAGCCATGGCACTGTATCTGCTGAAGAAGGATAATCTAATTCATAGG TTTCTCTCATTTGCTGAAATCCAAGAACAACCTCTTTTCACTCCTAACCACAGTTGGGAAG ATTTCCAGGAACAAAATGTTAGTCTCATAAATCCCAACTTATGTCCTATCAAACGTGTTCAAGAGGTTGTAAATTGCCTCCCTGAATATTTGGAATCTACATTTAGTGATTCAGCATCTCAATTCAAGCGTCGATCGATCCGAGATTTCTGGAATGCATACAGATCAGGAGAAACAACTCCACTTGTA GTAGCAGAAAGATTTTTATCAGCCTTGAAGGAGTCTGACAGCTCCAATCCCTCAATGGCTTTCTTCATTAGTTACAACGCTGAAGACATTATCAGGCAAGCAGAAGAATCAACTAAACGATATGAAAAAGGCATACCAATTTCAGCTATCGATGGGGTGCTAGTTGCTATCAAAGATGAGATAGATTGCATTCCCTATCCTACAACAG GAGGAACAAAATGGCTGCATAAGATGAGACCATGTGTTGAAGATGCAAGTTGTGTGAAGCAACTAAGATCATGTGGTGCTATTCTCGTCGGGAAGACCAACATGCATGAGCTTGGGGCTGGGACCAGTGGCATCAATCCTCACTATGG AGCTACAAGAAATCCTTATGATAGGAACAAGATCTCCGGTGGCTCATCAAGCGGATCGGCTGCGGTTGTGTCTGCCGGACTGTGCCCTGTTGCACTTGGTGTTGATGGTGGAG GATCTGTGAGAATGCCTGCGGCACTGTGTGGTGTTGTTGGACTCAAGCCAACCTCTGGTCGTGTTTCAGATTCTGG GATAATTCCGCTAAATTGGACAGTTGGGATGCCAGGAATATTATCAGCAACTATTGAGGATGCATTAATAAT TTATGCAGCTATTTCTAATGAGCTTCCTTTATTTCAACCAACACTTTCACAG ACAATCACAGACGTCCAGATTGCAAAATATGGCAAG TGGTTTAATGACAGCACCGTTGACATCAGAAATTGCTGTGAACAAGCTTTAGAGATGCTATGCAAGCATTATAAATGGAAG GTAATTGATGTGACTGTTCCTGAGATTGAAGAGATGCGCCTGGCTCACTATGTAACACTTGGATCTGAATGTTTTGCTTCAATGGCTCCATATTTTACAAAACT TGATTATGCAGAACTAGGATGGGACGCAAGAGTTGCAATATCTGCCTATGGTGCATTCAGTAGTAGAGACTATTTAAATGCCCAAAGAATAAG GAGACGACAAATGTACTTTCACATGGAGATTTTCAAAATGGCAGATGTGATAGTCACACCAACAACAGG TGTAACTGCATATCCATTACAAAGTGATGCTTTGAGAACCGGAGAACTCGACTACATTAATGGCG CTGCACTTGTAAGGTACTCAATAGCAGGAAACTTTCTTGGATTACCAGCAATAACGGTTCCG GTTGGTTATGACGATGAAGGTTTACCAATCGGTCTTCAGTTTATTGGAAAACCTTGGTGTGAAGCAACACTACTACACATAGCGTTTGCAATGCAG ATGCTATGCATCAAAAGATGCAAAAAGCCAGAGGTATTTTATGATTTTCTCAAGAATGAATAA